A genome region from Primulina eburnea isolate SZY01 chromosome 9, ASM2296580v1, whole genome shotgun sequence includes the following:
- the LOC140841413 gene encoding UTP--glucose-1-phosphate uridylyltransferase-like has protein sequence MSFHSVVIQKLLSTNAHLGRRVTEHHFKIFSEGTRNSISVIDSDKTLICIRNACNFIGQLARNNARFLFVNTNSLFDEIISQMTEITKIKNDTTWRLGGFLTNSSSPKKFRGRNKKFNLGAVQAPDCIVIFDSERKSSVIREADKLQIPVVGLVDSSMPWDTYKKITYPVPANDSVEFVYLFCNLMTKTILKEQKRAMAEEGESTTREEDVQQNDQTVMKDKFFVFPYENLKAVPDDVQETMQLLNKLVVLKFNGILGDKMGFKTPKCIMEIAHGLTCLDLIVNQIDGLNVKYGCNIPLILVNETSAHDSIMKVLAKHSNKNIHAVTMSQSQESTSNVVPPPAEGEDGKNQMGSLNLAKVFLQLVPSGKLDIMFSQGKEYILILSSDNLAHVVDRKILNHLIQNNIEYCVEVMPKSSELEGNDSLQKKEDFKTPLPKMNWKFIDTMWINMNSIGSLVARRAAREDFTISRLFDESLALSVPKSRYLPVEATSDLLLLKSDLYTLMDGILTRNTARENPADPTIELGPEFENVDDFHRRFKSVPSVVGLESLKVTGDVWFGAGITLKGKVSIHARLDMKIVIPDKMVLENTIITSQGDIGGGSS, from the exons ATGTCTTTCCATTCCGTCGTAATCCAGAAACTTCTCAGCACGAATGCTCATCTCGGCCGCCGCGTGACGGAGCACCATTTCAAAATCTTCTCCGAAGGCACCCGCAACTCCATTAGCGTCATAGATTCCGACAAGACCCTCATCTGCATTAGAAATGCCTGCAACTTCATCGGACAGCTTGCTCGCAACAATGCGCGATTCCTCTTCGTCAATACAAACTCTCTCTTCGACGAGATAATATCCCAGATGACAGAGATCACGAAAATTAAGAATGATACAACTTGGCGTCTTGGAGGCTTTTTAACAAATAGTTCGAGCCCAAAGAAATTTCGGGGCAGAAACAAGAAATTTAATCTTGGCGCGGTGCAAGCtccagattgtattgttatttttGATTCGGAGAGGAAGAGTTCGGTGATCAGGGAGGCGGATAAGCTGCAGATTCCCGTTGTTGGGCTGGTGGATTCCAGTATGCCTTGGGATACTTATAAGAAGATTACTTACCCGGTTCCGGCAAATGATTCCGTGGAGTTTGTGTATTTGTTTTGTAATTTGATGACTAAAACTATCTTGAAAGAGCAAAAGAGGGCAATGGCGGAGGAGGGGGAATCAACAACTCG AGAGGAGGACGTTCAACAAAATGACCAGACTGTTATGAAGGACAAATTTTTTGTCTTTCCTTATGAAAACTTGAAGGCAGTTCCTGATG ATGTACAAGAAACCATGCAGCTTTTGAACAAACTTGTCGTATTGAAGTTTAATGGCATTTTGGGAGATAAGATGGGCTTTAAAACCCCCAA GTGCATTATGGAAATTGCTCACGGCTTAACATGCTTGGACTTGATTGTCAACCAAATCGAT GGTCTCAATGTAAAGTACGGATGCAACATTCCTTTGATTTTGGTTAATGAAACTAGTGCACATGATAGTATAATGAAG GTCTTGGCAAAGCACTCAAATAAGAACATCCATGCTGTGACGATG AGTCAATCCCAAGAAAGTACAAGTAACGTTGTGCCTCCACCAGCTGAAGGGGAAGATGGCAAGaatcaaat GGGTTCTTTGAACCTTGCCAAGGTCTTCCTCCAGCTGGTACCCAGTGGAAAGTTGGATATAATGTTCTCTCAG GGTAAAGAGTATATCTTGATTTTGAGTTCTGATAACCTTGCTCACGTTGTCGACAGAA AGATTCTAAACCATTTAATTCAAAACAATATCGAATACTGTGTGGAG GTGATGCCAAAATCCTCTGAACTAGAAGGGAATGACAGTTTGCAGAAGAAAGAAGATTTTAAG ACTCCATTGCCAAAGATGAACTGGAAATTCATTGACACAAT GTGGATAAATATGAATTCCATTGGAAGCCTGGTGGCAAGGCGTGCTGCGAGAGAGGACTTTACCATTTCAAGG CTATTTGATGAGTCTTTAGCTCTAAGTGTTCCAAAGTCAAGATATCTTCCTGTTGAAGCCACATCAGACCTACTTCTGCTAAAG TCGGATTTGTACACCCTTATGGATGGTATCTTGACGAGGAATACTGCCAGAGAAAATCCTGCAGATCCTACCATTGAACTAGGACCAGAATTTGAAAAT GTCGATGACTTTCATAGACGCTTCAAGTCCGTTCCTAGTGTTGTTGGGCTTGAAAGCTTGAAGGTGACCGGTGATGTTTGGTTTGGAGCTGGTATTACTCTCAAG GGAAAAGTCAGCATCCATGCCCGACTAGATATGAAAATAGTAATTCCGGATAAAATGGTGCTGGAAAATACG ATAATTACCAGTCAAGGAGACATTGGAGGAGGATCTTCATAG